One genomic window of Polyangium aurulentum includes the following:
- a CDS encoding serine/threonine-protein kinase, protein MEERELWERRIGTTLRGKWRLESLIGVGGMAAVYVGLHPLGRRDAIKILHPEVARQKDLRERFLQEARVLHAFRHPGAVAVLDMDTAEDGAPFLVMELLDGESLSSRAKRLGNIPADEMLRYVDEVLDVLAAAHAQDIVHRDIKLDNVFIQRDGRAKVLDFGIARLRGAAQQVHTRVGAMLGTLPYMPPEQIKGGTDIDGRADIFAVGAMMFRLVAKRRIHEANSDAEMLVRMSTEPAPPVGSIAKDAPPALCMVIDRALAFRRERRYPDVVTMQRDVRAVMHGQQPPYATERLAAGDMPNMLLPAAPAQPTAPPQTAKPASNAFVDAPTSATGHNVSGPHAAFVDAPTAATGHGGAGGVGVFAEVPRTTTGAREPSMAHAATAYAPTGSIPTPTASGHAATAYAATAYAAMPASPTNPPADAPPRAMLRTNPTGAGITAYAPTMMASNEMVAAAVARPGSSPSLAVGVAATPAGGVAAPSASSPSLEAGAKDAKKSDRKFPIVPVVIAALCIFLLFVGIAVLRGHDEGGSTDEADRSAEPERSDPEPTPKRGGKKKRDWDKVFNNN, encoded by the coding sequence ATGGAAGAGCGAGAGCTGTGGGAGAGGCGCATCGGGACCACCCTGCGCGGCAAATGGCGCCTGGAGAGCCTCATCGGCGTCGGCGGCATGGCCGCGGTCTACGTGGGGCTCCACCCGCTCGGGCGGCGTGACGCGATCAAGATCCTCCACCCCGAGGTGGCCCGGCAGAAGGACCTTCGCGAGCGCTTCCTGCAAGAAGCCCGCGTGCTGCACGCCTTCCGCCACCCGGGCGCCGTCGCGGTGCTCGACATGGACACGGCCGAGGACGGCGCTCCCTTCCTCGTGATGGAGCTGCTCGACGGCGAGTCGCTCTCCTCGCGCGCCAAGCGCCTCGGCAACATCCCCGCCGACGAGATGCTCCGCTACGTCGACGAGGTCCTCGACGTCCTCGCCGCCGCCCACGCGCAGGACATCGTCCATCGCGACATCAAGCTCGACAACGTCTTCATCCAGCGAGACGGGCGCGCGAAGGTGCTCGACTTCGGCATCGCTCGCCTGCGCGGCGCCGCCCAGCAGGTGCACACGCGCGTCGGCGCCATGCTCGGGACCTTGCCGTACATGCCGCCCGAGCAGATCAAGGGCGGGACCGACATCGACGGCCGCGCCGACATCTTCGCCGTTGGCGCGATGATGTTCCGCCTCGTCGCCAAGCGCCGCATCCACGAGGCAAACAGCGACGCGGAGATGCTCGTGAGGATGTCGACCGAGCCCGCGCCGCCGGTCGGCTCGATCGCGAAGGACGCGCCGCCCGCGCTGTGCATGGTGATCGACCGCGCGCTCGCGTTCCGGCGCGAGCGCCGCTATCCGGACGTGGTGACGATGCAGCGGGACGTGCGCGCGGTGATGCACGGCCAGCAGCCGCCGTACGCGACCGAGCGCCTCGCCGCCGGCGACATGCCGAACATGCTCCTGCCTGCCGCGCCCGCGCAGCCCACCGCGCCACCGCAGACGGCGAAACCCGCGTCGAACGCCTTCGTCGACGCGCCCACCTCTGCGACGGGGCACAACGTGAGCGGCCCGCACGCGGCCTTCGTGGACGCTCCAACGGCCGCGACGGGTCACGGCGGCGCGGGCGGCGTCGGCGTGTTTGCAGAGGTCCCGAGGACGACCACGGGCGCGCGCGAGCCATCGATGGCGCACGCGGCGACGGCGTACGCGCCGACCGGATCCATCCCGACCCCGACCGCGAGCGGTCACGCGGCGACCGCGTATGCAGCGACCGCCTACGCGGCCATGCCTGCCTCACCGACGAACCCGCCCGCCGACGCCCCGCCGCGCGCCATGCTGCGAACGAACCCCACGGGCGCGGGGATCACGGCGTATGCGCCGACCATGATGGCGAGCAACGAGATGGTGGCCGCTGCGGTGGCGAGGCCCGGGTCGAGCCCCTCGCTCGCGGTCGGCGTCGCTGCGACGCCGGCGGGAGGCGTCGCGGCGCCCTCCGCGTCGAGCCCGTCGCTCGAGGCGGGGGCGAAGGACGCGAAGAAATCCGACCGCAAGTTCCCCATCGTGCCGGTGGTCATCGCGGCCCTGTGCATCTTCCTCCTGTTCGTGGGCATCGCGGTCCTGCGCGGCCACGACGAGGGCGGCTCGACCGACGAGGCCGATCGCAGCGCGGAGCCCGAGCGCTCGGACCCGGAACCCACGCCCAAGCGCGGCGGCAAGAAGAAGCGCGATTGGGACAAGGTCTTCAACAACAATTGA
- a CDS encoding DUF4215 domain-containing protein — translation MNSNSRGLAVVLATLGLAAMAPFAGCSDDNGTPNPVTSGTGGSGGSGGSGGSGGSGGTGGMLNCNIDGELSSTEQCDDGNMVGGDGCETDCTFTCVKDSPVLGDKKCDDTDPCNGAETCGDNHSCQPGTPAPDGTPCGADKICNSGVCLDDTCGDKFVSAGEECDDGNVIDGDGCDSCQFSCVPNDPTRNCTTGDPCVATTCDDVTHTCGNPLPEGQVCGPDSVCKGGVCTPTVCGDGMIDPSAGEECEPPNTPTCSATCTTIAVAACGDGKREGDEQCDDANMLNLDGCDALCKFEQAHRANYLLMQFAPDPAFCASNALGTSIKSLAQGQIQTSLDEGIADGSIAIMFKMLGLDDLTGTSDPQIALGLVDAEPVTNMGGTYNGADAPDWWYTVSPLSIDPDRNPLVMLPGSIDAKVLTAGPGTVNLNLLLGGSPAPLKMTETRVTGTIGGTSTPATSAGGPPGHLASENVDPALVSFTTMGQKTTNGAGKLCGNVSAASLAKVPIPEALTTGIGACSQGYTTTNSLLDAIVNGCTVLFGTQVIAPTQPDKVDAAAPVAGAGAPYKLAVDAKKTVATCRDKNNTVVDLAICLDAAAYSSFFKIATERVIVK, via the coding sequence ATGAACTCGAATTCGCGTGGGCTTGCGGTCGTCTTGGCGACGCTCGGGCTTGCGGCAATGGCCCCCTTCGCGGGGTGCAGCGATGATAATGGTACGCCGAACCCGGTGACGAGCGGCACCGGAGGCAGCGGAGGCAGCGGAGGCAGCGGCGGCAGCGGCGGCAGCGGCGGCACCGGCGGGATGCTGAACTGCAATATCGACGGCGAGCTGAGCTCGACCGAGCAATGCGACGACGGCAACATGGTCGGGGGCGACGGCTGCGAGACCGATTGCACGTTCACGTGCGTCAAGGACAGCCCCGTCCTCGGCGACAAGAAGTGCGACGACACCGACCCGTGCAACGGCGCCGAGACCTGCGGCGACAACCATAGCTGTCAGCCGGGCACGCCCGCGCCCGACGGCACCCCGTGCGGGGCGGACAAGATCTGCAACTCCGGCGTGTGCCTCGACGATACGTGCGGCGACAAGTTCGTGAGCGCCGGCGAGGAGTGCGACGACGGCAACGTCATCGACGGCGACGGCTGCGATTCCTGCCAGTTCAGCTGTGTTCCGAACGACCCGACGCGCAATTGCACGACCGGCGATCCCTGCGTGGCCACGACGTGCGACGACGTCACGCACACCTGCGGCAATCCGCTCCCCGAGGGCCAGGTCTGCGGCCCGGATTCGGTCTGCAAGGGCGGCGTCTGCACCCCCACCGTGTGCGGCGACGGCATGATCGACCCCTCCGCGGGCGAGGAGTGCGAGCCGCCGAATACCCCGACCTGCTCCGCCACCTGCACGACGATCGCGGTCGCGGCCTGCGGCGATGGCAAGCGCGAGGGCGACGAGCAGTGCGACGACGCCAACATGCTGAACCTCGACGGCTGCGACGCCCTCTGCAAGTTCGAGCAGGCGCACCGCGCCAATTACCTCTTGATGCAGTTCGCGCCCGACCCCGCGTTCTGCGCCTCCAATGCGCTCGGCACCTCGATCAAGAGCCTCGCGCAGGGCCAGATCCAGACCTCGCTCGACGAGGGCATCGCCGACGGCTCGATCGCGATCATGTTCAAGATGCTCGGCCTCGACGACCTCACGGGCACGAGCGATCCGCAGATCGCGCTCGGCCTCGTCGACGCCGAGCCGGTCACGAACATGGGCGGCACGTACAACGGCGCCGACGCTCCCGACTGGTGGTACACGGTCAGTCCGCTCTCCATCGACCCGGATCGCAATCCGCTCGTGATGCTCCCCGGCAGCATCGATGCCAAGGTGCTCACGGCGGGCCCGGGCACCGTCAACCTCAATCTCCTGCTCGGCGGCTCTCCGGCGCCGCTCAAGATGACCGAGACCCGGGTCACGGGCACCATTGGCGGCACCTCCACGCCGGCCACCTCGGCGGGCGGCCCGCCCGGGCACCTCGCGTCGGAGAACGTCGATCCGGCGCTCGTCAGCTTCACGACGATGGGGCAGAAGACGACCAACGGCGCCGGCAAGCTCTGCGGCAACGTCTCCGCGGCCTCGCTCGCGAAGGTGCCGATCCCCGAGGCGCTGACCACCGGCATCGGCGCGTGCAGCCAGGGCTATACCACGACAAACTCGTTGCTCGACGCCATCGTGAACGGCTGCACCGTGCTGTTCGGCACGCAGGTCATCGCCCCGACGCAGCCCGACAAGGTCGACGCGGCGGCGCCGGTCGCGGGCGCAGGCGCGCCGTACAAGCTCGCCGTGGACGCGAAGAAGACCGTGGCCACCTGCCGCGACAAGAACAACACCGTCGTCGATCTCGCTATCTGCCTCGATGCGGCGGCGTATTCGTCGTTCTTCAAGATCGCCACCGAGCGCGTCATCGTGAAGTGA
- the glgB gene encoding 1,4-alpha-glucan branching protein GlgB gives MQPQNAIRHDVTRLTDQDLYLFAEGTHTRLYEKLGSHPMNVDGVDGTYFAVWAPDADRVSVMGDFNDWNRDSHPLRLRGTSGIWEGFIPGIGHGTVYKYFVASRFNGYTVDKADPFAFRQETPPSTASIVWRLEDGFGEAKPRAPRRNAADRPMAIYEVHVGSFRRVPEDNNRALDYRELANELPDYVARMGFTHVEFLPVMEHPFGGSWGYQITGFYAPSSRWGNPEDFMHLIGALQERGIGVILDWVPSHFPTDAHGLSYFDGTHLYEHADPRQGFHPDWGSLIFNYGRNEVMSFLLSNAHFWLDRYRADGLRVDAVASMLYLDYSRKAGEWIPNQYGGRENLEAIAFLRRFNELVYRFFPEVQTIAEESTSWPMVSRPLYVGGLGFGFKWDMGWMNDTLKYMQADPIYRKYNHNQLTFRMMYAYSENFVLPLSHDEVVHGKGSLLGKMPGDDWQKFANLRLLYAYMWSQPGKKLLFMGGEIAQRREWNHDSSLDWHLLSEGPYHAGMKRFVQALNKLYREQPAMHELDTSPEGFQWIDCSDADHSVVSLFRRGRSTDALVLVALNFTPVPQHRYRVGLPRGGRWKEILSSDAHEFGGSGVTGGGEIVAELIQWHHRPHSAEITIPPLGAVFFLHEGLAVDGRALGATHLGEERTRFRVWAPLAQSVTLVLYGKRPRRVPLEPEEGGYHHAVVEGVPPGTRYRFDLGGGNERPDPASRLQPEGVHGPSEVVATFGESTSGWAGRELEQYVTYELHIGTFTPEGTFDAAIGRLDELRDLGITAVEVMPVAAFPGERNWGYDGAYPFAVHAAYGGPAGLRRFVDACHSRGICVVLDVVYNHLGPEGTYVADFGPYFSEDYRTRWGSALNFDGPHSDEVRRFFIESALYMVTQMGVDALRLDAVNSVVDVSPRSFLEELGEAVHRRGLELGRHVHLIAESDDNDPRLVAHTGQGGHGLDGIWNDDFHHALHALLTNERTGHYQDFGLVEQLAKSMRENFAFTGQYSKFRKRRHGRPGAEIDPYRLVVFAQNHDQIGNRPGGDRLSTLVSFEKQKIAAAAVLLSPFSPLLFMGEEYGETAPFPYFTSHGDEELAESVRQGRLKEMARVGLTGTPLDPQDEATFQRAKLDWGLRGKERHAALYGWYRELLRARREIPALGRGEGRHAIAFEDEKLLLLRRWTRDSEIFVVIPFGDHPADVTLSVPGGTYRRVVDAAEGRFGGSGPALPEELSSNGLMRITVPPAEVALYTRT, from the coding sequence ATGCAGCCCCAGAACGCGATCCGTCACGACGTAACCCGACTCACGGATCAGGACCTCTACCTCTTCGCGGAGGGCACCCACACGCGTCTCTACGAGAAGCTGGGCTCGCACCCCATGAACGTGGACGGCGTGGATGGCACCTATTTCGCCGTCTGGGCGCCCGACGCCGACCGCGTCTCGGTCATGGGCGATTTCAACGACTGGAATCGCGATTCGCACCCGCTGCGCTTGCGCGGCACGAGCGGCATCTGGGAAGGCTTCATTCCCGGCATCGGGCACGGGACCGTCTACAAGTATTTCGTCGCCTCGCGTTTCAATGGCTACACGGTGGACAAGGCCGACCCCTTCGCCTTCCGCCAGGAGACGCCGCCGAGCACGGCCTCGATCGTCTGGCGGCTCGAGGACGGCTTCGGCGAGGCCAAGCCGCGCGCGCCGCGCCGCAACGCGGCCGACCGCCCGATGGCGATCTACGAGGTCCACGTCGGCTCGTTCCGCCGCGTGCCCGAGGACAACAACCGCGCCCTCGACTACCGCGAGCTCGCGAACGAGCTGCCCGATTACGTCGCGCGCATGGGCTTCACCCACGTCGAGTTCCTGCCCGTCATGGAGCATCCGTTCGGCGGGTCGTGGGGTTATCAGATCACGGGCTTTTACGCGCCGAGTTCGCGCTGGGGCAACCCGGAAGACTTCATGCATCTCATCGGCGCGCTGCAGGAGCGCGGCATCGGCGTGATCCTCGACTGGGTCCCCTCGCATTTCCCCACCGACGCGCACGGACTCAGCTATTTCGACGGCACGCACCTCTACGAGCACGCCGACCCGCGTCAGGGCTTCCACCCGGACTGGGGCAGCCTCATCTTCAATTACGGGCGCAACGAGGTCATGAGCTTCTTGCTCTCGAACGCCCATTTCTGGCTCGATCGCTACCGCGCCGACGGGCTGCGCGTCGACGCCGTGGCCTCGATGCTCTACCTCGATTACTCGCGCAAGGCCGGCGAGTGGATCCCGAACCAGTACGGCGGGCGCGAGAACCTCGAGGCGATCGCCTTTTTGCGCCGCTTCAACGAGCTGGTTTACCGCTTCTTCCCCGAGGTCCAGACCATCGCCGAGGAGTCCACCTCCTGGCCCATGGTCTCGCGTCCGCTCTACGTGGGCGGGCTCGGATTCGGGTTCAAGTGGGACATGGGCTGGATGAACGACACGCTGAAGTACATGCAGGCGGATCCGATCTATCGGAAATACAATCACAACCAGCTCACGTTCCGCATGATGTACGCGTATTCGGAGAACTTCGTCCTGCCGCTGTCGCACGACGAGGTCGTGCACGGCAAGGGCTCGCTGCTCGGGAAGATGCCGGGCGACGACTGGCAGAAGTTCGCCAATCTGCGGCTGCTCTACGCGTACATGTGGTCGCAGCCGGGCAAGAAGCTCCTCTTCATGGGCGGCGAGATCGCCCAGCGGCGCGAGTGGAACCACGACTCGAGCCTCGACTGGCACCTGCTCTCCGAGGGGCCGTACCACGCGGGCATGAAGCGCTTCGTGCAGGCCCTCAACAAGCTCTACCGCGAGCAGCCCGCGATGCACGAGCTCGACACGAGCCCCGAGGGGTTCCAGTGGATCGATTGCAGCGACGCCGACCACAGCGTGGTGAGCCTCTTCCGCCGCGGCCGGTCGACCGACGCGCTCGTGCTCGTCGCCCTCAATTTCACGCCCGTCCCGCAGCACCGCTACCGCGTGGGTCTGCCGCGCGGCGGGCGCTGGAAGGAGATCCTCTCGAGCGACGCGCACGAGTTCGGCGGCAGCGGCGTCACGGGCGGCGGCGAGATCGTCGCAGAGCTCATTCAATGGCATCACCGGCCCCACTCCGCCGAGATCACGATTCCGCCGCTCGGCGCCGTGTTCTTTTTGCACGAGGGGCTCGCGGTCGACGGGCGCGCGCTCGGCGCGACGCACCTCGGCGAGGAGCGCACGCGCTTCCGCGTCTGGGCGCCGCTCGCCCAGAGCGTGACGCTCGTCCTTTACGGCAAGCGCCCGCGCCGCGTCCCGCTCGAGCCCGAGGAGGGCGGCTATCACCACGCCGTGGTCGAGGGCGTCCCGCCGGGGACGCGTTATCGCTTCGATCTCGGCGGCGGCAACGAGCGGCCCGATCCCGCCTCGCGCCTTCAGCCCGAGGGCGTGCACGGCCCGAGCGAGGTCGTCGCCACCTTCGGCGAATCGACCTCGGGCTGGGCGGGCCGGGAGCTCGAGCAATACGTCACCTACGAGCTGCACATCGGCACGTTCACCCCCGAGGGGACGTTCGACGCGGCGATCGGCCGGCTCGACGAGCTGCGCGATCTCGGCATCACCGCGGTCGAGGTCATGCCCGTCGCGGCCTTTCCGGGCGAGCGCAACTGGGGCTACGACGGCGCGTATCCCTTCGCCGTGCACGCGGCCTACGGCGGCCCTGCGGGGTTGCGCAGGTTTGTCGACGCATGCCATTCGCGCGGCATCTGCGTGGTGCTCGACGTCGTTTACAACCACCTCGGCCCGGAGGGGACGTACGTCGCCGATTTCGGCCCGTACTTCTCGGAGGATTACCGCACGCGCTGGGGCAGCGCGCTCAATTTCGACGGGCCGCACAGCGACGAGGTGCGCAGGTTCTTCATCGAGAGCGCGCTCTACATGGTGACGCAGATGGGCGTCGACGCGCTCCGGCTCGACGCGGTGAATTCGGTCGTCGACGTCTCGCCGCGCTCGTTCCTCGAGGAGCTCGGCGAGGCGGTCCACCGGCGCGGGCTCGAGCTCGGCCGGCACGTCCACCTCATCGCCGAGAGCGACGACAACGACCCGCGCCTCGTCGCGCACACGGGCCAGGGCGGGCACGGGCTCGACGGCATCTGGAACGACGACTTCCACCACGCGCTGCACGCGCTGCTCACGAACGAGCGCACGGGGCATTATCAGGATTTCGGGCTCGTCGAGCAGCTCGCCAAGTCGATGCGCGAGAACTTCGCCTTCACGGGTCAATACTCGAAATTCCGCAAGCGCCGGCACGGGCGGCCCGGCGCGGAGATCGACCCGTACCGGCTCGTCGTCTTCGCGCAGAACCACGACCAGATCGGCAATCGGCCGGGCGGCGACCGGCTCTCGACCCTCGTCTCGTTCGAGAAGCAGAAGATCGCGGCCGCCGCCGTCCTTCTCTCGCCCTTCTCGCCGCTTCTGTTCATGGGCGAGGAATACGGGGAGACCGCGCCCTTCCCGTATTTTACGAGCCACGGCGACGAGGAGCTCGCCGAGAGCGTGCGGCAGGGGCGGCTGAAGGAGATGGCGCGCGTCGGGCTCACGGGCACCCCGCTCGACCCGCAGGACGAGGCCACGTTCCAGCGCGCCAAGCTCGATTGGGGCCTGCGCGGCAAGGAGCGGCACGCGGCGCTCTACGGCTGGTATCGCGAGCTTCTGCGCGCGCGGCGGGAGATTCCCGCCCTCGGGCGCGGCGAGGGGCGGCACGCGATCGCCTTCGAGGACGAGAAGCTCCTTCTTTTGCGACGCTGGACACGTGATTCGGAGATCTTCGTGGTCATTCCCTTTGGTGACCATCCCGCCGACGTGACGCTGTCTGTGCCGGGCGGCACCTATCGGCGGGTCGTCGACGCGGCCGAGGGGCGCTTCGGGGGCTCTGGCCCGGCGCTGCCCGAGGAGCTGTCGTCGAACGGGCTCATGCGCATCACCGTTCCGCCCGCGGAGGTCGCGTTGTATACACGGACCTGA
- a CDS encoding DUF3536 domain-containing protein yields MKGSERYVCVHGHFYQPPRESPWLEAIEQQDSAAPYHDWNERITAECYAPNAAARLHDAEDRIARIVNNYARISFNFGPTLLAWMERKTPDVHAAVVEADRASARRFGGHGSAMAQAYNHIIMPLANARDKRTQVRWGAADFEHRFGRRPEGMWLPETAVDTETLEALAEEGIVFTVLAPRQAARVRKIGEKEWIDVRGGRVDPSVAYRVNLPSGRTIGVFFYDGPVSQAVAFERLLSNGEHFAGRIVSAFDPRRTSPQLVHIATDGETYGHHHKHGEMALAYALRHIEAHGLAKLTNYGEFFERHPPVHEAEILENTSWSCAHGVERWRSDCGCRSGSPGWNQAWRRPLREALDALRDRVAAPYERAAGALLTDPWGARDAYIDVVLDRSLGTIERFFQTHAKRPLSAEELREALGLLELQRNAMLMYTSCGWFFDDLSNIEAVQVLQYAGRVIELGEKLFGASLEGPFLEVLEKGRSNLPEMGDGRRIWERQVREARVDLVDVTAHYATSLIQDGPPSTYCYDVRAEDVETHARDGVRLILGRATVTSALTFASQRHAFYVLHFGDHRVAGGVRPDPGDSAHSEACARIVQSFQAGDTDETRRQMYRACERTIDSLEAVFRDDQRRIVEALLAPTVAEVEGVHRALFERYAPVLRHLAPLRSPAPRALVVASELVIGADLQRAAERVPPDVMSMRRLMAQAKEQDLRIDRAAIAFALERSIEALAERLRDRPTDTLLLAELDMVVELAQKADLRVNLWRTQNVFYRLAHSVYPEVRMRAHDGDAASYATAMAFGSLAERLRVRLPADSVLARLRSMRGEEIEDAAWVG; encoded by the coding sequence ATGAAGGGGTCCGAGCGGTACGTCTGCGTTCACGGCCATTTCTACCAGCCCCCGCGGGAGAGCCCGTGGCTCGAGGCGATCGAGCAGCAGGACTCGGCCGCGCCCTATCACGACTGGAACGAGCGGATCACGGCCGAGTGCTACGCGCCGAACGCGGCGGCGCGCCTGCACGACGCCGAGGACCGCATCGCGCGCATCGTGAACAACTACGCGCGCATCAGCTTCAATTTCGGCCCCACCCTGCTCGCGTGGATGGAGCGCAAGACGCCCGACGTCCACGCCGCCGTGGTCGAGGCCGACAGGGCGAGCGCGCGGCGCTTCGGCGGCCACGGCTCGGCGATGGCGCAGGCCTACAACCACATCATCATGCCGCTCGCGAATGCGCGCGACAAACGCACGCAGGTGCGCTGGGGCGCGGCCGATTTCGAGCATCGCTTCGGGCGGCGGCCCGAGGGCATGTGGCTCCCCGAGACGGCCGTCGACACCGAGACGCTCGAGGCGCTCGCGGAGGAGGGGATCGTCTTCACGGTCCTCGCCCCGCGGCAGGCGGCGCGGGTGCGCAAGATCGGCGAAAAGGAGTGGATCGACGTGCGCGGCGGGCGCGTCGACCCGTCGGTCGCGTACCGCGTGAACCTGCCTTCGGGCCGCACGATCGGCGTGTTCTTCTACGACGGCCCGGTCTCGCAGGCCGTCGCATTCGAGCGGCTGCTGTCGAACGGCGAGCATTTCGCGGGCCGCATCGTCTCCGCGTTCGATCCGCGGCGCACCTCGCCCCAGCTCGTGCACATCGCGACCGACGGCGAGACGTACGGCCATCACCACAAGCACGGCGAGATGGCGCTCGCGTACGCCCTGCGGCACATCGAGGCCCATGGTTTGGCGAAGCTGACCAATTACGGCGAGTTCTTCGAGCGCCACCCGCCCGTGCACGAGGCCGAGATCCTCGAGAACACCTCCTGGAGCTGCGCGCACGGCGTCGAGCGGTGGCGCAGCGATTGCGGGTGCCGCTCGGGCTCCCCGGGCTGGAACCAGGCCTGGCGGCGGCCGTTGCGCGAGGCGCTCGACGCCCTGCGCGACCGCGTCGCGGCGCCGTACGAGCGGGCCGCGGGGGCTCTCTTGACCGATCCCTGGGGGGCGCGCGACGCGTACATCGACGTCGTCCTCGACCGCTCGCTCGGGACCATCGAACGGTTTTTCCAGACGCACGCAAAGCGCCCGCTCTCGGCCGAGGAGCTCCGCGAGGCGCTCGGGCTGCTCGAGCTGCAGCGCAATGCGATGCTCATGTACACGAGCTGCGGGTGGTTCTTCGACGATCTGTCGAACATCGAGGCCGTGCAGGTGTTGCAATATGCCGGCCGCGTGATCGAGCTCGGGGAGAAGCTCTTCGGGGCGAGCCTCGAGGGGCCGTTCCTCGAGGTGCTCGAGAAGGGGCGCAGCAATCTGCCCGAGATGGGCGACGGGCGGCGGATCTGGGAGCGGCAGGTGCGCGAGGCGCGGGTCGACCTCGTGGACGTGACCGCGCATTACGCGACGAGCCTCATCCAGGACGGCCCGCCGAGCACGTATTGCTACGACGTGCGCGCCGAGGACGTCGAGACGCACGCGAGGGACGGCGTGCGGCTCATCCTCGGGCGGGCGACCGTGACGAGCGCGCTCACCTTCGCCTCCCAGCGCCACGCGTTCTACGTCCTGCACTTCGGCGATCATCGCGTCGCGGGCGGGGTGCGGCCCGATCCCGGCGACAGCGCGCATTCGGAGGCTTGCGCGCGCATCGTGCAATCGTTCCAGGCGGGCGACACGGACGAGACCCGGCGGCAGATGTACCGCGCCTGCGAGCGCACGATCGACTCGCTCGAGGCCGTTTTCCGCGATGATCAGCGCCGGATCGTCGAGGCGCTCCTCGCGCCCACGGTGGCCGAGGTCGAGGGCGTGCACCGGGCCCTGTTCGAGCGTTATGCGCCGGTCCTGCGGCACCTCGCGCCCCTTCGGAGCCCCGCCCCGCGCGCGCTCGTCGTGGCGAGCGAGCTGGTGATCGGCGCGGACTTGCAGCGCGCGGCCGAGCGCGTTCCGCCGGACGTGATGTCGATGCGCCGGCTCATGGCGCAGGCCAAGGAGCAGGATCTGCGGATCGACCGCGCGGCGATCGCGTTCGCGCTCGAGCGCAGCATCGAGGCGCTCGCGGAGCGGCTGCGCGACAGGCCCACCGACACGCTGCTCCTCGCCGAGCTCGACATGGTGGTCGAGCTGGCGCAGAAGGCCGATCTACGGGTGAACCTGTGGCGCACGCAGAACGTGTTTTACCGCCTCGCACATAGTGTCTACCCCGAGGTGCGGATGCGCGCGCACGACGGGGACGCCGCGTCGTACGCGACGGCGATGGCGTTCGGCAGCCTCGCCGAGCGCCTGCGCGTGCGGCTGCCCGCGGATTCCGTGCTCGCGCGGCTCAGGTCGATGCGGGGCGAGGAGATTGAGGACGCGGCGTGGGTCGGGTAG
- a CDS encoding lipoprotein has protein sequence MNKILMATAALLLLAGCSKNQVRYRTAGHWTTPPEGKPTLYQSYLEGSCGAGFAGIGRGCVDANSKIKRCSLNPDNSLVCVEEPEANKVLNKDIPER, from the coding sequence ATGAACAAGATCCTCATGGCCACTGCGGCCCTTCTCCTTCTGGCCGGCTGTAGCAAAAACCAGGTCCGCTACCGGACGGCCGGGCACTGGACGACGCCGCCCGAGGGCAAGCCGACGCTCTACCAGAGCTACCTCGAGGGTAGCTGCGGCGCGGGCTTCGCCGGCATCGGCCGGGGCTGCGTCGACGCGAACTCGAAGATCAAGCGCTGCTCGCTGAACCCGGACAACTCGCTCGTTTGCGTGGAGGAGCCGGAGGCGAACAAGGTGCTGAACAAGGATATCCCGGAGCGCTGA